One Plasmodium vinckei vinckei genome assembly, chromosome: PVVCY_09 genomic region harbors:
- a CDS encoding steryl ester hydrolase, putative: MALNTLNGGLSVANTNVTPILNEIKNEPYDFNFINENNNNNNWKKGLPNDLINTLEKLDDMERAVLQATNGDYKVEKHHAYTVDGYQLNLYHVVESGKNGVPLKKKNPKKEVFCLGHGLFESSISTIANGYTSLPIKLFLKNYDVWLCNNRGSGLTEYVGKKYAMKKNLERYTIEDLYDIGFDENDFQKKNNQDQPNLTKNKSDVNTKEVSKTNLRQKPTTNCQNNGNGKEPMIGETSKSGTLKQKKLTSNTKENVRNDNLFNSDDINIKKMFELVGITEKDLKSIDNMKRKDVKKNIKEKNRWTFEDMGAKDIPAIVKYIATETQQDKIKYVGLSQGSISFLIGGCVSPYVNNSIEKCYLMSLPIILPTRSNMERPLKMFIAISKHFKTILKFRRYLMKYLPKKYHKHHIIDLAHHLTSDVLKFVLYSPSNKDIYYLNTPSGSTSDANMKRWLSSFIANEPTTGIFEKNNKRCTIPICLIYGDKDCLVDSDSSIKYMQKIFKPPQLEIIRHPEWSHLDPMVSDNDDIIFSHIIKDSQNDKPKKKKN; the protein is encoded by the coding sequence ATGGCATTAAATACTTTGAATGGTGGGCTATCAGTAGCGAATACAAATGTAACTCCTATActtaatgaaataaaaaatgaaccatatgattttaattttataaatgaaaataacaataataataattggaAAAAAGGATTGCCCAATGATTTAATTAACACGTTAGAAAAACTTGATGATATGGAACGAGCTGTTCTTCAGGCGACAAATGGAGACTATAAAGTAGAAAAACATCATGCTTATACAGTCGATGGTTatcaattaaatttatatcatgTTGTAGAATCAGGTAAAAATGGTGTAcctttaaaaaagaaaaacccCAAAAAAGAAGTATTTTGTTTAGGCCATGGCTTATTCGAATCATCTATAAGTACAATAGCAAATGGATATACCTCTTTAcctattaaattatttttaaaaaattatgatgtTTGGCTTTGTAATAATAGAGGAAGTGGTTTAACCGAATAtgttggaaaaaaatatgccatgaaaaaaaatttagaaCGATATACAATTGAGGATTTGTATGACATTGGGTTTGATGAAAATGactttcaaaaaaaaaataaccaAGATCAACCTAACCTAacgaaaaataaatcagaTGTGAATACAAAAGAAGTGAGTAAGACTAATTTACGACAAAAACCAACAACAAATTGTCAAAATAATGGGAATGGCAAAGAGCCAATGATTGGTGAGACCTCTAAAAGTGGTACTCTAAAacagaaaaaattaactagtaatacaaaagaaaatgtgaggaatgataatttatttaattcagacgatataaatattaaaaaaatgtttgaaCTAGTTGGCATAACAGAGAAAGATTTAAAATCTATTGATAATATGAAAAGAAAagatgttaaaaaaaatattaaagaaaaaaatagatgGACATTTGAAGATATGGGAGCGAAAGATATACCTGCAAtagttaaatatatagcaaCTGAAACACAacaagataaaataaaatatgttggATTATCACAAGGGtctatatcatttttaattggTGGTTGTGTAAGCCCTTATGTCAATAATAGTATAGAGAAATGCTACTTAATGTCTTTGCCTATTATTTTGCCGACAAGATCGAACATGGAACGCccattaaaaatgtttatagcCATATCAAAGCATTTTAAAACGATATTAAAATTCAGAAGATATCTTATGAAGTATCttccaaaaaaatatcataagCATCACATAATTGATTTAGCTCATCATTTAACTTCAgatgttttaaaatttgttttatatagtCCATCtaataaagatatatattatttaaatactCCAAGTGGATCGACTTCGGATGCTAATATGAAAAGATGGTTATCATCATTTATTGCAAACGAACCCACAACAGgcatttttgaaaaaaataataaacgaTGTACAATTCCTATATGTCTTATATATGGTGATAAAGATTGTCTTGTTGATTCAGATTCCTCtatcaaatatatgcaaaagATTTTTAAACCCCCCCAATTGGAAATTATTAGACATCCCGAATGGTCTCATTTAGATCCAATGGTTTCAGATAATgatgatattattttttctcatattataaaagataGTCAAAATGACAAaccgaaaaaaaaaaaaaattaa
- a CDS encoding autophagy-related protein 23, putative, whose amino-acid sequence MLKGTQNIQIKKPIGNELLMGIKKMENELKKRNEEFEELSNNYREIYGLYVMTKKNLDESSNNFQGKVWKLESVIKGKDNEYMNLKANFQEVLEEKNKLEEDIEEYEKAIYEINENLTSLKEAHMDELKEIQEEISNLYLEIEKSKEQLDTMQEECEDLRKLNHDKSNTIDSLSKEIDALKEEKKQRENEMELIISCQNKVKMEMEYMNKEKDKLKEDEDKFLMEKKHFEIYKQQLEEEKKKIEKKNEELGKEKDRQENNMKNIVIKYNNLQKKVDDLSEDNSNKDTCIKENQNKINLLNDENSVLKNEVTTLNSKMQELKNELDSEQKKNTELMENVDNKTNEVSQRDSIIQILYSKLKEQENENLIFQNENISLKNHSKKLNTILENRKKEMDHIENGLCDKLSKLIIKRKIRDKDDLCFEGHPQSMLLKILWDGYVDICKNVLRSRDTYLFTQNRNHKFISVYDTDLFLDITQESKNKCSISYKSETRGIFFVNDDESKNMIYVGPFSKYSGYNVSVCKKSNNLELTSKAKNSYIFEEMCTTKKGTKLILIKEKESGKYFGGLHNNFYFEKQKQKQNGVDKSYYNDAVNKLIDYMSNDKEENASMVLKKCNSEVKIEEGSVQVENAEKVEQVEKVENAETVEESEESEESELVDGTKEMNEENKTSDNKIEDENVHKYNIAKDMLLLSNSNCNSTTDNDSNGYFYMNNKFGCQEGGNNDEDFDENNSSLKKYIGNNNLYNYTNISMHKCYIANTPCFNNTVLTLTENKDEAILFEVFNYEQIVEHDSIKYASECILQFLLNFKKTSSQDLSTVCSNKNSNFISLNDEDWNILPAYM is encoded by the exons ATGCTAAAGGGCAcacaaaatatacaaattaaaaaaccTATTGGCAATGAGTTGCTT atgggaattaaaaaaatggagaaTGAGttaaaaaagagaaatgAAGAATTTGAAGAATTGAGCAATAATTATAgagaaatatat GGGCTATATGTTATGACAAAGAAAAACTTAGATGAATCGTCAAAT AACTTTCAAGGAAAGGTCTGGAAACTGGAATCTGTGATAAAAGGAAAAGATAATGAATACATGAACCTAAAG GCAAATTTCCAAGAAGTGCTggaggaaaaaaataaacttgAAGAAGACATTGAGGAGTATGAAAAGGCCATTTATGAGATTAACGAAAATTTGACCTCTCTAAAGGAAGCACATAtg gacgaattaaaagaaatccAAGAAGAAATCTCCAATCTTTATTTAGAAATTGAAAAGTCAaag GAACAATTAGACACCATGCAAGAAGAATGTGAAGATCTAAGAAAGCTTAATCat gaCAAAAGTAACACAATCGATTCACTAAGTAAAGAAATTGACGCCCTTAAG gaagagaaaaaacaacgtgaaaatgaaatggaattaataatatcttgtcaaaataaagtaaaaatggaaatggaatatatgaataaagaAAAGGATAAATTAAAGGAAGATGAAGACAAGTTTTTAATGgagaaaaaacattttgaaatatataaacagcAACTAGaagaagagaaaaaaaagattgaaaaaaaaaatgaagaattaggaaaagaaaaagatagACAAGAAAacaatatgaaaaatattgtaataAAGTATAACAacttacaaaaaaaagtagaTGATCTTTCAGAGGACAATTCg AATAAGGATACTTGTATAAAGGAAaaccaaaataaaataaacttGTTGAATGATGAAAACAGTGTTCTTAAg AATGAAGTCACAACTCTAAATTCTAAAATGCAAGAATTAAAA AATGAGCTAGATAgcgaacaaaaaaaaaatacagaaTTGATG GAAAATGTTGACAACAAAACCAATGAAGTGTCTCAAAGGGACTCTATTATACAA atttTATATAGTAAATTGAAAGAACAGGAGAACGAAAACCTTATATTCCAG aatgaaaatatatctttGAAAAATCatagtaaaaaattgaatacaattttagaaaataGGAAAAAGGAAATGGATCACATTGAAAATGGCTTATGCGAT aaaCTGtctaaattaataattaaaagaaaaataaggGACAAAGATGACTTATGCTTTGAAGGACATCCCCAATCAATGCTCttgaaaatt TTATGGGATGGTTATGTAGACATATGCAAAAATGTATTACGATCAAGGGACACCTATTTATTTACTCAAAACCGAAatcataaatttatttctgTTTATGACACAGATTTG TTTTTGGATATCACCCAGGAAAGCAAGAACAAATG CTCGATCTCATACAAAAGTGAAACTCGaggtattttttttgtaaatgaTGATGAAAGTAAAAACATGATTTATGTTGGGCCATTTAGTAAGTATAGTGGATATAATGTATCAgtatgtaaaaaaagtaacAATTTGGAATTAACTAGTAAGGCTAAAAATAGTTACATATTTGAAGAGATGTGTACAACAAAGAAGGgaacaaaattaattttaataaaagaaaaagagagtggtaaatattttggtggattacataataatttttattttgaaaaacaaaaacaaaaacaaaatggtGTCGATAAGTCATATTATAATGATGCAGTAAATAAACTAATTGACTACATGTCAAATGATAAGGAAGAAAATGCAAGTATGgtattgaaaaaatgtaatagtGAAGTTAAAATCGAAGAAGGAAGTGTGCAGGTTGAAAATGCTGAGAAGGTTGAACAGGTTGAAAAGGTTGAAAATGCTGAGACGGTTGAGGAGAGTGAGGAGAGTGAGGAGAGTGAACTGGTTGACGGTACGAAAGAAATGAATGAGGAAAACAAAACATCTGATAACAAAATAGAAGACGAAAAtgttcataaatataatatagctAAAGATATGTTGCTATTATCAAATAGTAATTGTAATAGTACAACCGATAATGATAGTAATGGATATTTTTAcatgaataataaatttggtTGTCAAGAGGGAGGaaataatgatgaagaCTTTGATGAGAATAATTCAagcttaaaaaaatatataggaaataataatttatataattatacaaatatatcaatGCATAAATGTTATATTGCTAATACTCcatgttttaataatacaGTTTTAACATTAAcagaaaataaagatgaaGCAATATTATTCGAAGTTTTTAACTATGAGCAAATTGTTGAACACGATTCAATTAAATACGCCTCAGAATGTATTTTacaatttcttttaaatttcaaaaaaactAGTTCCCAAGATTTATCAACAGTATGTAGTAACAAAAATTCAAACTTCATATCATTGAATGATGAAGACTGGAATATACTTCCagcatatatgtaa